A single genomic interval of Desulfuromonas sp. harbors:
- the hflC gene encoding protease modulator HflC, translating into MKKTVPILVVLAAALVILYSSFYLVYEGQQAIVTQFGAPVGEIKNPGPHFKTPFIQDVIRFESRILKWDVDPTEIPTKDKKFIWVDTTARWKIVDPLLFYQTVATERGAQSRLDDIIDSVVRDAVSGRLLVELVRGSDYVPEAGASERFEVDGVEIPREEMIGREEILAGMLDKAQASTPEYGIELLDVQIKRINYVEQVRRSVYERMINERKKVATQYRSEGEGEKADILGQMERELKEISSEAERQSLELRGQGDAEATAIYARAYNRDKEFYAFLRTLESYKKGIQGNGRLVISTDSEFFKYLKKAK; encoded by the coding sequence ATGAAAAAAACAGTACCTATTTTAGTTGTCCTGGCTGCCGCCCTGGTCATTTTGTACAGCAGTTTCTACCTGGTTTATGAAGGACAGCAGGCGATTGTCACCCAGTTCGGGGCACCGGTCGGCGAGATTAAAAACCCGGGACCACATTTCAAGACACCGTTTATCCAGGATGTCATCCGCTTTGAAAGCCGGATTCTGAAATGGGATGTTGATCCGACCGAAATACCGACCAAGGACAAGAAATTCATCTGGGTCGACACCACGGCCCGCTGGAAAATTGTTGATCCGCTATTGTTCTACCAGACCGTTGCCACCGAACGCGGCGCCCAGAGCCGCCTCGACGATATCATCGACTCGGTGGTGCGCGACGCCGTCTCCGGCCGCTTGCTCGTCGAGCTGGTCCGGGGCAGCGACTACGTTCCTGAAGCCGGCGCCAGCGAACGTTTTGAGGTCGACGGAGTCGAAATACCGCGTGAAGAGATGATTGGCCGTGAAGAGATTCTCGCCGGTATGCTCGATAAAGCCCAGGCGAGCACACCCGAATACGGCATCGAGCTGCTCGATGTGCAGATCAAGCGGATCAACTACGTCGAGCAGGTCCGGCGCAGTGTCTACGAGCGGATGATTAACGAACGGAAGAAAGTCGCAACCCAGTACCGCTCCGAAGGCGAAGGTGAAAAGGCCGATATCCTCGGCCAGATGGAACGGGAGCTCAAGGAGATCAGCTCCGAGGCCGAGCGCCAGTCGCTGGAACTCCGCGGCCAGGGTGACGCCGAGGCGACCGCCATCTACGCCCGGGCCTACAACCGCGACAAGGAGTTTTACGCCTTTTTGCGAACCCTTGAATCGTACAAGAAAGGAATTCAGGGGAACGGGCGCCTGGTAATTTCGACCGACTCCGAGTTTTTCAAGTACCTCAAGAAAGCAAAATAA